In Dromiciops gliroides isolate mDroGli1 chromosome 4, mDroGli1.pri, whole genome shotgun sequence, one DNA window encodes the following:
- the LOC122725966 gene encoding 60S ribosomal protein L34-like, whose amino-acid sequence MVQHLTYHRRLSYNTASNKTRLSRTPGNKIVYLYTKKVEKAPKSACGVCPGRLRGVCAVRPKVLMRLLKTKKHVSRAYGGSMCAKCVCDRIKHAFLIEEQKIVVKVLKAQAQSQKSK is encoded by the coding sequence ATGGTTCAGCATCTGACATATCACCGTAGGTTGTCCTACAACACAGCTTCCAACAAAACTCGGCTGTCACGAACTCCAGGTAACAAAATTGTTTACCTTTATACTAAGAAAGTTGAAAAAGCACCAAAATCAGCCTGTGGTGTGTGCCCAGGAAGACTTCGAGGTGTTTGTGCAGTGAGACCTAAAGTTCTTATGAGGCTATTAAAGACCAAAAAGCATGTCAGCAGGGCTTATGGTGGCTCCATGTGTGCTAAATGTGTCTGTGACAGGATCAAGCATGCTTTCCTGATTGAGGAGCAGAAAATTGTTGTGAAGGTGTTGAAGGCACAGGCACAgagtcaaaaaagtaaataa